TGGGAGGGGGATCTTAGTGTTCCCAGTTCAGGACACAGGCTGTGAAGGTCCTTGTGGCTACACTCTGGAAGCTTCTCCCTCCCTAGACAGCTAACTTTGAGCCTCTGGTCGGCCTCTGCTTTTGATCGCTGAGCCTTGTGGTCCCTCGGGATCTTCCTGGAAGCCTAGCTGAATGTTGCTAGGCCAGAGTCTTCAGGCCTAAAGGTGAGGTGCAGGGGAGAGGGACCGCCAGCCCCAGGGTTTCCTCTCCTCCGCTGTCCCCTGCGTTCTGGAGGAAGCAGGTGTGTTGGGCACCCTGGGCTGCTGTCACATGGTTTGTGCCCCAGTGCCCTCCAGCTGTTGAGAAACATGTGCCAACCCCTCCTAGTCAGCCTCCAGTCTTGGGTCTGATGAGTTGAGCTGTGAGGAGGCCTCACTTAGATCTGAAAAAGGGCTTTGGATCTGAGAGCCAGCAAACACCCTTGGGGCCATGTCCCTGGAGTCCTGTTGGCTGAACACCCTCAGTCATGGATGTTCCCATCCACTTCGACAGAGCCTGGCCTGGGGCAGGCTGGTCTCCCTCTGGGACCCTTCCCAGGGGCCCTGCTACTTCCTGGGAGCTCCCCTCAGAGTGCAGCCAGCTCAGACTTCCCAGGGACTTGGATGCCCTTCCTGTCCCACACTCGGTGTCAGTGGTGGCCTATCACCATGCCATATGCTGGAGTGTGGCCCACCCTTGTCCCAGTTGTTGGACAGGCGGCATGCCAGCTCCAGAGCTGGTGGGAGGTGCCCTCTCTACAGAGCCTACTGGGAGGAGGGCTCCCTGCCTACCTCCCCAAGTGAGAGGCTTCCTTGCTGCACTGAGGATCAAGGGAGAGGTACTGGGAGGAGCCTCCCAGCTGTGGGCAGCTGAGACTTCTGTGGGCAAGGTCGCACTTGGCCTGGGAGTCCAGTTCTTTGAGGCTTATTGTACAGTAAATGCTCGTTGAGTCTTGGCTGGTTGCTGATGCATCTCGCTACAAAATCGTAGTTGTTCCTAGGCTTGAACCTTCCCCGTTTGGAGGCATCTCTAAACCCAAGACCTGCATCAGAGCCTGAGGGTCAGATCCTTTCCAGCTCTCTGCCAGCCTCCCTACCCTGTAGGGTTGGGGCTTAGGGCTGGGGTGCAGCAGCCTTCCCGGACCTGGGGAGCGTTGCTGCCAAACGGGAAAGGGTGACCACTGATGGGgactgggcttttctttgctgctCTGTGCACAGAGTGGCTGTGGGTGGCAGTTCGAGGTGGACTCAACTTAGTGACAAGAAACCTTTTTATTCCAAGCTTACGTTTACTATAATAGTAAACCGAGAAAGTATCATGAAATGGGAAAGATGAAGTAACCCATTTTCTGACCCTTTTCTATGATGCCTGTTTTTTCACAGTGAAGCCAGGCCTGTGTGGGTCTGTGTTTTCCCGAGGCTCTAGGTCCCCATGTGGAATGCATGTGGGACAAGGCAGTGCCAAGGCCATGCAGCCTGGTAGGGGCCAGCGTGCGACATGAGGGGCCACCCGAGGCGCACTGGGACCTCCTGGGCTCTGACCTCCCCCCTAGGGCAGGACTCAGTGGTCTAAGTTTATCCAGCTAGGTGATGGCTGAAATGGGCCAGTGCCTTGGCAGGGGACCCAGGTGGGGTGAGGACGAGATTCTCACACCAGCTGTGGGAGCTGGAACCTTCCAGATGCTGAGACTGTGGGGTGGACACCGGGCAGGGTCCATGAAGGTGCATATGGGGCCACAGGCCAGGTGTCATCCCTGTGTTCCCTGTGACTTAGTGCCTGCTCCACAGACATTAGTTCCCTCCTGGGTGTGTCATGGTGTCTTAGGTGTATCAGCCATCAATAGGCGCCCCACCAAGCCAGCTCTATCTACATGCTCTTTGCTGCCCACACAGGTGCCTCAGAGGGCCaaagggagagggcaggggtgcagCTTGGTGGGAAAGGGTCTGAATGGCGGAGGCTGAGCAAACCTTAGAGCtgacaggccaggtgtggtggctcatacccgtaatcccagcactttggaaggccgaggcaggtggatcacctaaggtcaggagttcgagaccagcctggtcaacatggtgaaacccgtttctattaaaaatacaaaaaaaagtggccgggtgcggtggctcacgcctgtaatcccagcactttgggaggctgaggcgggccgatcacaaggtcagaagttcgagaccagcctggccaatatggtgaatccctgtctctaccaaaaatataaaaattagccgggcgtggtggcaggcgcctgtagtcccagctactcgggaggctgaggcagaagaatcacttgaacctgggaggtggaggttgcagtgagccgagatcacgccactgcattccagcctaggcgacacagcaagactccgtctcaaaaataaacagccgggcacgatggctcacccctgtaattccagaacttttgggaggccaaggcaagcggatcacctgaggtcaggagtttgagaccagcctgatcaacatggagaaaccctgtctctactttaaaaaaaaaaaaaaaaaaagctgggcgtggtggcatacgcctgtaatccaactactgaggagaccgaggcaggagaattgcttgaacctgggaggtggaggttgcgttgGGCCAAGAttccgccattgcactccagcctgggcaacaagagcgcaattccgtctcaaaaaacaaaacaaaacaaaatttaaaaaagactaggcgtggtgggtcacacctgtaatcccagcactttgggacgctgaggcgggcagatcacctggggttaggagttcgagaccagcctggccaacatggtgaaatacaaaaaatacccagctgtggtggtgtgcgcctgtaatcccagctactagggagactgaggttggagaactgcttgaacctgggaggtggaggatgcagtgagctttaaaaaacaaacaaaaagccaggcgtggtggcatgagcccataatcccagctactcgggaggctgatatgggagaattgcttgaacccaggagtcggaggttgcagtgagccaagatcgagccactgcactccagcctgggtgacagagtgagactcccgtctttaaaaaaaaaaaaaaaaaaaaaagcttagcgCTGACAAAGGCAGGTTCTCTGTGGAGGGGGCCGCAGGCTGCGCTGTCTTCCAGGAAAGCCAGGGAGGGGGAGCTCTCGGGAAAAGGGCCCCAGCGTCTCCACCTGGTTTTCTCAGCACAGGATCCCTGCTTGGGTCTCACCCCGTGCTAGAGTTTGCCCCATTCCTCAGCAGGTGGCAAGCCCTGGAGGGAGCCTGCGGTCTGGAAGAGATGTTGGACGGGAGCCCTGGCTTTCCTGGGAGGGACAGTTTCGTGTGCTGCGTGTCCCCAGGTTCCTAGCTGGGGGCGGCGGCTTTCCTGCCCTGTGCCTGTTCAGGACTGGCAGTGGGGCATGGGCAACCACTCACTTGGCGAAAGGAAGTGCCCTGTCCGACTGAAGGAAGGTCCTGCTGGTGGTGTCTCAGAAGCCCTGATTTCTCGGGGCAGGAACCTTCCAAAGGCTCCTGTCAAGTTCACTTACCTCTCTCTTCTGGCCTGCCTTTGTCGTCTTCAGGAGCCTGGTTCTGGACGGACGACATAGAGGACCACGATGAGGAAGACGACGAGGACTTCCTGGCGGAGGTGGCTGAGGAGGAGAACGAGCCCCCAGGGCTCTGGTCGGCGGCCTACGGCGTGGGGGACGTGCCTGGGACGTGGGGCCCCGACGACTCGGATTCGGCGCAGACTCCAGAGGGGTGGGGCCCCGACCAAGGCGGCCTTGGGGTACTGGCCGACGGCTCTGAAGCGAAGCCTTTCCTGCACGGCCGGGAGCCGGCTGCGAACCTACTGTCGCCCTGGGCGTTCCCCGCCGCAGTGGCTCCGCTGGCCGGGCGGCCCGAGACCACGTGCGACGTGTGCGGCAAGGTCTTTCCGCACCGCTCGCGGCTAGCCAAGCACCAGCGCTACCACGCGGCCGTCAAGCCCTTCGGCTGTGAGGAGTGCGGCAAGGGCTTCGTGTACCGCTCGCACCTGGCCATCCACCAGCGCACGCACACCGGCGAGAAGCCCTTCCCGTGCCCGGACTGCGGCAAGCGCTTCGTCTACAAGTCGCACCTGGTTACGCACCGACGCATCCATACGGGCGAGCGGCCCTACCGCTGCGCCTTCTGCGGCGCGGGCTTCGGGCGCCGCTCCTACCTGGTCACGCACCAGCGCACGCACACGGGCGAGCGGCCCTACCCGTGTCCGCACTGCGGCCGCAGCTTCAGCCAGAGCTCGGCGCTGGCGCGGCACCAGGCGGTGCACACGGCCGACCGCCCGCACTGCTGCCCCGACTGCGGGCAGGCCTTCCGCCTGCGCGCCGACTTCCAGCGCCACCGACGCGGCGGGGGCTGTGCGGAGCCGGGTGGTGACGGCCCCCGGCGGGAGCCCGGCGAGACGGCGGCCGCCGCGGGGCCGGAGGACACCGACCCTGGGCCAGAGGGGCCGGGGGGACCTGAAGCTGGCGAAGCGGATGGAGAGGCGGAGGCCGCGGCCGAAGAGAGAGAAGAGGCGGCGGTGGCGGCGCCCACCCCCAGCGGCAAGGCGGACCCCGCGCCGGACCGGCGCTTCCTGGAGCTGGGCAACGGCCTGGGAGAGGGCGAAGGCCCTTCCTCCCACCCGCTGGGCTTCCACTTCCCCGTGCACCCCAAGTCCTGGCTGCACCCGGACAGCTTCCCGCTCCTGGGCCTACCCGACTTCCGAGAGCGGCTGCCGGTCGACGGGCGCCCGCTCCCGGCGCCCCTGGGGGGCCCGCTCTCCCTAATGGAGGGGACCGGGCTGGCCTGCGATCCTTTCGGCGGCGgcggggccgggggcggcggAGGCGGCCTGCGCGCGTTCGGGCCTGCCGTCGGGAGTCTGCTCGCGGAGCCTGCGCCGGCCGCGCTGGCGGAGGAGGAGAGCCCGTGGATCTGCTCGGACTGCGGCAAGACGTTCGGGCGCCGGGCCGCGCTGGCCAAGCACCAGCGCTACCACGCGGGCGAGAGGCCACACCGCTGCGCCGATTGCGGCAAGAGCTTCGTGTACGGCTCGCACCTGGCGCGCCACCGGCGCACGCACACAGGCGAGCGGCCCTTCCCGTGCCCCGAGTGCGGCGCGCGCTTCGCCCGCGGCTCGCACTTGGCGGCGCACGTGCGCGGGCACACCGGCGAGAAGCCGTTCGTGTGCGGCGTGTGCGGCGCGGGCTTCAGCCGTCGCGCGCACTTGACAGCGCACGGGCGCGCGCACACCGGGGAGCGGCCCTACGCGTGCGGAGAGTGCGGCAGGCGCTTTGGTCAGAGCGCGGCGCTGACGCGGCATCAGTGGGCTCACGCCGAGGAGAAGCCGCACCGCTGCCCCGACTGCGGCAAGGGCTTCGGCCACAGCTCGGACTTCAAGCGGCACCGGCGCACGCACACGGGCGAGAAGCCCTTCCGCTGCGCCGACTGCGGCCGCGGCTTCGCACAGCGCTCCAATCTGGCCAAGCACCGGCGCGGCCACACGGGCGAACGTCCCTTCCCGTGCCCAGAGTGTGGCAAGCGCTTTTCGCAGCGTTCGGTGCTGGTCACGCACCAGCGCACACACACGGGCGAGCGGCCCTATGCCTGCGCCAACTGTGGCCGCCGCTTTTCGCAGAGTTCGCACCTGCTCACCCACATGAAGACGCACCGCGGCGCCGCCGCAGCGCCGGGCTCGGGTTCGGCCCCAGCTCCCGCGCCCAAGCCCGAGGCGGCCGCCAAGGGGCCGTCCAGCGTCGGCCCGGGGGAGCGCGGCAGCGCCCTGCTGGAGTTCGCGGGCGGCACAAGCTTCGGCTCGGAGCACCAGGCCGCGTTTGCCGGGCCCTCTGGCGCCTACAGGGAGGGCGTCCTGTGAGGGGCCCGGGGCCGACGGCAGCGCAGCCTGCAGGGCCACCGGCCCCTCGCTCCTCGGGCCCCGGGAGGCTGAGGGTCCCAGTCCTGGGTGCGGTGCCTTCCCTCAGCCCCCGCCCTGCGGCCCCGGGTCTCTTGCCCGCCGGGTCCGTGAGCTCAGCCGGAGTCGTGGAGAGCTCTGGAGAGAAGAGCAGCGCGGAGGCAGCGAGGCCTGGGCGCCACCCCCACGGAGACTGCGATATCCCCTGGGTGGGCCCGGGCTGTGAAGCAGGGCGGTAGTTGGCGGGCGATGCTATTTATTTCACCCGGATTCCGACTTCGGTGGCCCAGGGAGCAAGGGACTTGTGCGTTTGCAACCGGCTGTGGCGGCGAGGGAGGGGAAAGCCCTTGCTCCACGGGAGGGTGGGGTCCAGTCACCCAGGTGGGCCAGCGAGATGCCTGGGAGGCCGGTGGGTTTGGCTGACCACTTCCTCCCATTCCTCAGTGGGAGATTTAGGGCCTCCCGGTCATCCGAAGGTTTAATTGCACGAGGTGAGGGGAGGCCTTGTAGGTTTCCAAAGGGCGGAGCTCCAATGGGAAAACTTGAAACTTGTAGTCTGCAGATATTTATTTCCACCTCTCGTATGGCCTAAAGAATCTAGGAGAAGAAAAAAGCCAGATACCAAACTTACGGCCAGGCAGACGGGTCGCGGGTGTTGACAGGGTCCTGAGGGAGTTTGAAGCCTTATTCTCGAGCCGCCTGCTGTCCTCTCCACACGGACACAGAGGGCACCCGGGCGCCCGCTGCACCGGTTCGGTTTTGGTCTCTGCTTCTCTCAGTCCTTTGGTACTTTCACCTCCTTCAGCCGGAGGTGGCAAACTCAGACATCTTTGGGCGCCCGAGGCCCTCGCAGCCCTGAGCCCCAGCTTTCACTTCCCTGGGCTGCCCGTCTCCCGGAATAGGCAGACGCTCCGTCCTCGGAGCCCAGCGCTCACTTAGAGTGACTGAGGTTGGTTGAAGGATCTTCCCCCACATCCCATAATTAGGGCCCTAGGACACCCGCAGGTCCCTTTAACTCTGCTTCTGTCATTACACTAGAACAAGTAGTGTTTCTGTTTAGAGTCCCATTTCACAAATTGGTTAGTGGAGGCACCCGTGTCCTGGCAGCTTGCACAGTGGCTGTCCACCTCTGGGGGGTGTGGACCTGAGCCGTGGCTCAGTGACAAACCAGGCACCCAACTATGCAAGGCCCCTGCCTGGTGGGCGCCCCACCCTCCGCACTGGGCCCATGGAAGCCACTGGGCAGGCAGCTGGGGTGTAGTTCATGTGAAGCCCCCCCTCCCCTCATGCTTTTGGGGCCACTGTGAGTGGGGCCAGGAAACGGATTTTTGGTGCAGCTGCATTTCCTTATAGACCTAGTTCCTTCCACGTTAGTGTAGACATGGCCTTGGGGGCTGAGCGCAgcagccaggctgcctgggctgGGGGCGGGTAGGAGGCACGGTAGTTGGTGGGTGGGAAGAGGGCCTGGGTGGTGGCGGTCAGTTAGCCTGGCTGGGTGAGGTTGCGGGGCGGGGTGGTGAGGAGAGCAGGGGTCCCAGGGAGGCATCGGGGTGCTGGGTAATGGCCTCAGCCCTGGGTTTCTCCTCTCCCTTTGGGACAGGAGTCTCAGAAAGGGCTAATGGCAAGGTGGGCTGGGGGGCTCTGGGATCTCAGCTCTAGCCCTATATGGCCAGGATCTGCTGTCCCTGCCCCTCCTGGGCCCCAGCAGCTGTCCTGCAGCCGTTGGCAGGAGGGCCTGGCTTTAATAAAGAGTGGACAAACTGAGCTTCTGACTGGACTTCATGCTGTTGCCACTTCTTGGAACCCGTCGGGGAGGCTTTGCGCGGCTTCAGGTCCAACTTgcttctgcaaatatttttaaaagatttactcTTTTAAGAAATTAGAATCGGTCCTAGGATGGCCCATGAGGAGTCAGCCCCAGGCCAGTGTGGCCCTGTGCTGCCCATGCTCACTGTCTTCCTTGGTGGCCCTCACCCTCTTCACACTTGATGTAGTGCAAACACCTGTCTTGGGCCATTACTGTTTGTgaaggtgttggccaggcttctgGAGGCCAGAGTGAGGGGCCAGGTGCCCTTCCTGGTGATCCAAACACATTCCCAGTCCTTTTCTCAGAGGCCCCCGCACCATGTGGCTCATCCAGGGCTCACCTGCTCCAGTACCAGGGCAAGGTGCACATCTCCAGGGCCCCAAAATGCCTTCCTTAAAGCTGATTTGTTGATTTCTTTATTCTTATCACATGGTAACCCACGATCAGATCTGACCCTCCTGTCCTTTCTCTATGGGTCTGAAAAATAAGAACTGCTGTAATCAAATGTGATCTGGAGGCATCAGAACAGAGCAACCTAGTACTTcttttctcacccaggctggagtgcagtggcgagatcttggctccgcctcccaggttcaagcaattctcctgcctcagactgccgagtagctgggattacaggcatgtgccaccatgcctggctagttttttggtatttttagtagagatggggtttcaccatattggccaggctggtctcgagctcctgatcttgtgatctgccttccttggcctcccaaagtgctgggattacaggtgtgaacccccGTGCCCGACCAGAGCAACCTAacatttcaatagaaaaaaaataaagctgggcatggtggtatgcatctgtattcccatctacttgggaggatctcctgagaccagaaattcaaggccagcctgggcaacgtattGAGACCCCATGTCTGAAACAGACTTTTGAGTGGCAGACAAATACAAAGACCTAGTTTAAAAATGCAACCCCTTGAGGATCTTATAGTCTATTCAGAAAAGTTAAatgaggctgggtgtagtggctcatgcctgtaatctcagcactatgggaggccaaggtgggtcccttgagctcaggtggattccttgagctcaggagttcgaggccagctgggacaacatggcaaaactctgtctctataaaaaatacaaaaattagctgggtgtggtggtgcatgcctgtagtcccagctactctggaggctgaagtgggaagactgcttgagcctgggaggcagaggctgcagtgagctatgatctctccattgcactccagcctgggtgacggaacaagaccctatctcaccaaaaaaaaaaaaaaaaaaaaaaaagatttcccgATACAACTTAAAATTGACTGTCCAGCCAAatacttaccaaaaaaaaaaaaaaagtttatagggAGAAAAATACCTACTACCCCCCCATCCAATGGTCATAGAAAAAAGAAGTAGACACCCTTTATTGCCAAGGAGGAGTTAAACCCTAGTGACCTGTGAAATGTGAGTCACGAAAGGTGGCACTTAGAGGGGTCCCTCAACCCTGAGCATCATTTTTCCCTCCACCTACCTTTGTTACGTCCTTTCTCCCTTGCCTGTTTCCCCAACCTTCTTTTCTGATTCCTTTTGTCCTGATCTTTTCACTTAACTCATCCAACATTTCCTTctatctcctttttttctttctctaattgGCTACATATGGAATAAAGTATTTTGAATTACTGGgttatatctattaaataaagctttatgatctttgctctcttttttttttttccggattataaaaatacatactaGGACCAGGCACGGtagttcactcctgtaatcccggcactatgggaggctgaggcgggtggatcccttgagccctggagttcgagaccagcctggacaacatggtgaaattgctaccaaaacattaaaaaatgttagctgagtgtggtggcatgcacctgtggtcccagctacatggaaggccgaggctgcagtgagtcaagatcccaccactacactccagccggggcaacagagtgagatcctgtctcaaaaacaaaagcaaattctCTAACTCAGTGAATTTGAACACTTCTGACTCGTGATCCACAGTGAGAAACCCATTTTCCATCATGGAACCTGAGTGTGCGTATGTGATACACACACTTAGTGCACCAAAACTTACCTTTACTGCGTTTTAAAATTCCACCTCTTTccatctatttcattttctttaaagtcAATCTCAATTCATGATGAGTCAGGATCTGCAGTGTGAAAGCCATGGTTTGAATCCCTCTAAGCTGTAGCTCATCACACCCCCTTCTGAGCAGGACCTGCACCCAGCTCCAGGAAGGGGGATTGCCCAGTGTTCAGCAAAGACAGGCCAGGGTGGGACGCATATCAGGAAACACTTTGGTGCAGAAGCACCTCTGTCTGAGCTACCTGCATTTAAGGAGGTGCTAGCCATGAAGAGACGTGGGGCAGCCCTTGGTAAACTGGGGGAGTGAGGCAGCCAGGACAGTGCACCTTCCTGCAGGCCCAGAGCTCCTTTTCTCTCCAGGGACTGGGCATTGAGGTCGCTGCTGCTTCTGGGGACCCAGGAACTCGGGgctctttccttttcccctttgtCCTCCTCCCTGCCCTGTCCCCTCTCAGGGAAAGATTCCAGGACAGCTAATAATGGCCGCTAACACGTGTGTCCCAGACTCTGTCCTGAGGGCTTTATATGAGTTAATTCCATTTAGTTCTCACAATATTATTGTCGTTCCcgttttgcagatgaagaaaccgaGGCATAGAGAGGTTCAGTCATCTGCCCCAGGTTTGAATGACATGTGACCCCAGCATGCTTAAGGGCATTTCCGAATTTGCTCTAGAGGTAGCCGTGCAAAGACCAGGCTACTGCAAGCATGATGGTCGCATACAAGAGCCTGTTCAACCAGGCTCTGTTGCTGCAGGCATGTAGTGGGGTGGAAGCTGTCTATTGTCTGTTTCAGTTCTGCCTGCTGTTACAAATGACACCTCCCCCAAAGCACGCACACACACTTGGTGGGTTACTATCACAGCCGTTTGACAATGTGCAAAGATTCCAGGGATCAGGAATGCAGGTGGCCACAGCAGGGCTGGctttctttccctgtttcttcACTTCTAGGACCTCAGCAGGGAAGGGACTTAGCAGTTGGCATCATGCACCTGTAATTGGGGCTGCAGTAACTTGGCAACTAGGACTGTCCGCTGGCATGCACACAGGTGTCCTCCTGTGTGGCATGGCTTCCTCAGCGTACTTGGATTTCTTCTATGGTGGCCCTGAGATCTGAGCATGTCCCACATACGAGGCAGAAGCTATATGGCCTCgggctgtgcgcagtggctcacgcctgtcatcccagcactttgggaggctgagatgggcagatcacttaa
The nucleotide sequence above comes from Macaca nemestrina isolate mMacNem1 chromosome 4, mMacNem.hap1, whole genome shotgun sequence. Encoded proteins:
- the LOC105497993 gene encoding zinc finger protein 316 isoform X2; its protein translation is MAALHTTPDSPAAQLERAEDGAECDPDQEEEEEEEEKGEEAQEVAEEEEEIVVEEEEEGVAEVAEDTQVEEVAEVEVEADVEEEDVKEVLAEEQHLALGTQERLSHGGDAKSPVLQEKGLQPSRAPATPRDEDLEEDEEEEEEEEEDEDDLLMAGSQGLVTFEDVAVYFSLEEWERLEADQRGLYQEVMQENYGILVSLGYPIPKPDLIFRLEQGEEPWVPDSPRPEEGDIVTGVYTGAWFWTDDIEDHDEEDDEDFLAEVAEEENEPPGLWSAAYGVGDVPGTWGPDDSDSAQTPEGWGPDQGGLGVLADGSEAKPFLHGREPAANLLSPWAFPAAVAPLAGRPETTCDVCGKVFPHRSRLAKHQRYHAAVKPFGCEECGKGFVYRSHLAIHQRTHTGEKPFPCPDCGKRFVYKSHLVTHRRIHTGERPYRCAFCGAGFGRRSYLVTHQRTHTGERPYPCPHCGRSFSQSSALARHQAVHTADRPHCCPDCGQAFRLRADFQRHRRGGGCAEPGGDGPRREPGETAAAAGPEDTDPGPEGPGGPEAGEADGEAEAAAEEREEAAVAAPTPSGKADPAPDRRFLELGNGLGEGEGPSSHPLGFHFPVHPKSWLHPDSFPLLGLPDFRERLPVDGRPLPAPLGGPLSLMEGTGLACDPFGGGGAGGGGGGLRAFGPAVGSLLAEPAPAALAEEESPWICSDCGKTFGRRAALAKHQRYHAGERPHRCADCGKSFVYGSHLARHRRTHTGERPFPCPECGARFARGSHLAAHVRGHTGEKPFVCGVCGAGFSRRAHLTAHGRAHTGERPYACGECGRRFGQSAALTRHQWAHAEEKPHRCPDCGKGFGHSSDFKRHRRTHTGEKPFRCADCGRGFAQRSNLAKHRRGHTGERPFPCPECGKRFSQRSVLVTHQRTHTGERPYACANCGRRFSQSSHLLTHMKTHRGAAAAPGSGSAPAPAPKPEAAAKGPSSVGPGERGSALLEFAGGTSFGSEHQAAFAGPSGAYREGVL
- the LOC105497993 gene encoding zinc finger protein 316 isoform X1, which produces MKVTLARSPHSPMSCRREPDLLASRHLSLLPAPSCLASACSLSVLRPLGVPCWPGSCVLRTRSRGGSLPGRMAALHTTPDSPAAQLERAEDGAECDPDQEEEEEEEEKGEEAQEVAEEEEEIVVEEEEEGVAEVAEDTQVEEVAEVEVEADVEEEDVKEVLAEEQHLALGTQERLSHGGDAKSPVLQEKGLQPSRAPATPRDEDLEEDEEEEEEEEEDEDDLLMAGSQGLVTFEDVAVYFSLEEWERLEADQRGLYQEVMQENYGILVSLGYPIPKPDLIFRLEQGEEPWVPDSPRPEEGDIVTGVYTGAWFWTDDIEDHDEEDDEDFLAEVAEEENEPPGLWSAAYGVGDVPGTWGPDDSDSAQTPEGWGPDQGGLGVLADGSEAKPFLHGREPAANLLSPWAFPAAVAPLAGRPETTCDVCGKVFPHRSRLAKHQRYHAAVKPFGCEECGKGFVYRSHLAIHQRTHTGEKPFPCPDCGKRFVYKSHLVTHRRIHTGERPYRCAFCGAGFGRRSYLVTHQRTHTGERPYPCPHCGRSFSQSSALARHQAVHTADRPHCCPDCGQAFRLRADFQRHRRGGGCAEPGGDGPRREPGETAAAAGPEDTDPGPEGPGGPEAGEADGEAEAAAEEREEAAVAAPTPSGKADPAPDRRFLELGNGLGEGEGPSSHPLGFHFPVHPKSWLHPDSFPLLGLPDFRERLPVDGRPLPAPLGGPLSLMEGTGLACDPFGGGGAGGGGGGLRAFGPAVGSLLAEPAPAALAEEESPWICSDCGKTFGRRAALAKHQRYHAGERPHRCADCGKSFVYGSHLARHRRTHTGERPFPCPECGARFARGSHLAAHVRGHTGEKPFVCGVCGAGFSRRAHLTAHGRAHTGERPYACGECGRRFGQSAALTRHQWAHAEEKPHRCPDCGKGFGHSSDFKRHRRTHTGEKPFRCADCGRGFAQRSNLAKHRRGHTGERPFPCPECGKRFSQRSVLVTHQRTHTGERPYACANCGRRFSQSSHLLTHMKTHRGAAAAPGSGSAPAPAPKPEAAAKGPSSVGPGERGSALLEFAGGTSFGSEHQAAFAGPSGAYREGVL